The Planctomycetota bacterium DNA segment GACGAGGTAGGGCTCGCGCGGTTCGACGTCGGCCAACACGTGCGCATCGACCGCTGCCGGGCAGGCTCATGAGTCCCGCGTGATGCCCAGCTCGTCGAGCGCCTCCACGATCTGCGGCATCGGCAGGCCCACCACATTCGACAGCTCGCCGATGATCTCCTCGACGAACGGATCGTCCCCGCCGGGCGTGTCCTGAATGCCGTAAGCCCCGGCCTTGCCCTGCCAGAGGTCGGTGTCGAGGAACGCCTCCAGTTCCGCGTCCGACACGTCGCGCATGACGATGTCGCTGCGGACGATCCCGTCGAGCCGGCGTCCGTCGTCACAGCGGACGATCGCGTAGCCGGTGACCACGCCGTGCAACGTGCCGACGAGCGACTTCAGGATGCGTCTTGCGTCGTCGCGATCGATGGGCTTGCCGATGACCTCGCCGGCTTGCCCTCGGCAGATCGTGTCGGCGGCGAGGACGACCACAGGCTTGCCACGATGACGCCCCGCGACGACCTCGGCCTTGGCCAAGGCAAGGTGCCGCGCCAGCTCGCGCGGCTCAACGCCTTGGGCCAACCCCTGTTCGTCCACGTCCGCCGGCTCGATGTCGAACGCGTAGCCGGCTTCGGACAACAGCTCCGCGCGGCGAGGCGAGGCACTGGCGAGCACGAGCTTCAGCGTCGACATTCCCGCGAGATTAGGGCTTCTCCAGCGTGGTGCGATACCCTCCCGCAATGGAAC contains these protein-coding regions:
- a CDS encoding nucleoside triphosphate pyrophosphatase; this encodes MSTLKLVLASASPRRAELLSEAGYAFDIEPADVDEQGLAQGVEPRELARHLALAKAEVVAGRHRGKPVVVLAADTICRGQAGEVIGKPIDRDDARRILKSLVGTLHGVVTGYAIVRCDDGRRLDGIVRSDIVMRDVSDAELEAFLDTDLWQGKAGAYGIQDTPGGDDPFVEEIIGELSNVVGLPMPQIVEALDELGITRDS